One Cucumis sativus cultivar 9930 chromosome 1, Cucumber_9930_V3, whole genome shotgun sequence DNA segment encodes these proteins:
- the LOC101213266 gene encoding pentatricopeptide repeat-containing protein At2g22410, mitochondrial: MINLSVSNLIFRYPHFVPRSTFQIPFIFLLHTRSLPHHKDKPTNWNASHVLIQSNPLLSLLEACTSMAKMKEIHAQMISTGLISDGFALSRLVAFCAISEWRNLDYCDKILNNAANLNVFSWNMAIRGYVESENPINAVLLYRNMLRKGSAIPDNYTYPLLFKVCAGFSLSWTANEILGHVIQLGFDSDLFVHNAIIHVLVSCGELLAARKLFDESCVRDLVSWNSIINGYVRCGLADEAFDLYYKMGELNVMPDEVTMIGVVSASAQLENLALGRKLHQSIEEMGLNLTVPLANALMDMYIKCKNIEAAKILFENMTKKTVVSWTTMVIGYAKFGLLESAVRLFNEMPEKDVVLWNALIGGFVQAKRSKEALALFHEMQASSVAPDKITVVNCLSACSQLGALDVGIWMHHYVDKHNLTMNVALGTALVDMYAKCGNIKKAIQVFEEMPGRNSLTWTAIICGLALHGQPHAAISYFSEMISIGLVPDEITFIGVLSACCHGGLVDQGRDYFYQMTSKYGISPKLKHYSCLVDLLGRAGFLEEAEELIRSMPFEPDAVVWGALFFGSRIHGNVHMGERAASKLLELDPHDGGIYVLLANMYGDANMWEQARKVRKMMEERGVEKTPGCSSIEMNGLVYDFIIRDKSHPQSEKIYECLTRLTRQIEVIEVDPSLFKEFSSWC, translated from the coding sequence ATGATCAATCTTAGTGTCAGCAATCTCATCTTTAGATATCCGCATTTCGTCCCAAGATCAACATTTCAAATCCCCTTCATTTTCCTACTCCACACTCGCTCTCTTCCACATCACAAAGATAAACCCACCAATTGGAACGCATCTCACGTTCTGATTCAATCCAACCCACTTCTCTCCCTCTTAGAAGCATGCACTTCTATGGCgaaaatgaaggaaattcACGCCCAAATGATTTCAACTGGCTTGATCTCAGATGGGTTTGCTCTGAGTCGCCTCGTTGCTTTCTGTGCGATTTCAGAATGGCGAAATTTGGACTATTGTGACAAAATTCTCAACAATGCTGCAAatctaaatgttttttcttgGAATATGGCGATTAGGGGCTATGTAGAGAGTGAAAATCCCATAAATGCCGTTCTTTTGTATAGGAATATGCTTAGAAAAGGTAGTGCGATTCCTGATAATTATACTTATCCTCTGTTGTTCAAAGTTTGTGCCGGTTTTTCGTTGAGTTGGACTGCTAATGAGATTCTTGGACATGTAATACAGTTGGGTTTTGATTCGGATTTGTTTGTGCACAATGCAATCATTCATGTGTTGGTTTCATGTGGAGAATTGTTGGCTGCACGCAAGCTGTTCGATGAAAGTTGTGTGAGAGATTTGGTTTCTTGGAACTCCATTATCAATGGATACGTTCGGTGTGGCCTGGCAGACGAGGCGTTTGATCTTTATTACAAGATGGGGGAACTGAATGTGATGCCAGATGAGGTCACAATGATTGGTGTCGTTTCAGCTTCTGCTCAGCTTGAAAATTTAGCTCTGGGAAGAAAGCTTCATCAATCCATTGAAGAAATGGGTTTGAATTTGACCGTTCCACTTGCCAATGCGTTGATGGATATGTATATTAAGTGTAAGAATATTGAGGCTGCGAAAATACTATTTGAGAACATGACAAAGAAAACTGTTGTTTCATGGACTACAATGGTTATTGGATATGCCAAATTTGGGTTGTTGGAAAGTGCTGTGAGGCTGTTCAATGAGATGCCAGAGAAGGATGTTGTGCTATGGAATGCTCTCATTGGTGGCTTTGTTCAAGCCAAGCGTAGTAAGGAGGCTTTGGCTTTGTTTCATGAAATGCAGGCGAGCAGCGTTGCCCCGGATAAGATTACTGTCGTTAATTGTTTATCTGCATGCTCTCAACTTGGAGCGCTTGATGTTGGAATTTGGATGCATCATTATGTTGATAAACATAATCTTACTATGAATGTTGCCTTAGGAACTGCTCTAGTTGACATGTATGCTAAGTGTGGGAACATAAAAAAGGCTATACAGGTTTTCGAGGAGATGCCAGGAAGAAACTCGTTGACATGGACAGCTATAATTTGTGGTCTAGCACTTCATGGACAACCACATGCTGCCATATCTTACTTCTCAGAGATGATTAGCATTGGACTAGTGCCTGACGAGATCACCTTCATTGGGGTCCTATCAGCTTGTTGTCACGGTGGTCTGGTTGATCAAGGACGAGACTATTTTTACCAAATGACCTCTAAATATGGTATTTCCCCAAAACTTAAGCATTATTCTTGTTTGGTGGACCTTCTAGGTAGGGCTGGCTTCTTGGAAGAAGCAGAAGAGCTTATTAGGAGCATGCCTTTCGAACCGGATGCTGTAGTGTGGGGAGCATTGTTCTTTGGCAGCCGTATTCATGGAAATGTTCATATGGGAGAAAGAGCCGCTTCTAAGCTTCTTGAGTTGGATCCTCATGATGGTGGAATTTATGTTTTGCTTGCTAATATGTATGGTGATGCTAATATGTGGGAGCAGGCAAGGAAGGTAAGAAAGATGATGGAAGAAAGAGGGGTAGAGAAAACACCAGGTTGTAGTTCAATTGAGATGAATGGTttagtttatgattttataattCGTGACAAGTCACATCCTCAATCGGAGAAAATTTACGAGTGTTTGACACGGTTAACAAGACAGATTGAAGTTATTGAGGTCGATCCTTCTTTATTCAAAGAATTTTCCTCTTGGTGTTAA
- the LOC101211081 gene encoding cytochrome c-type biogenesis protein CcmE homolog, mitochondrial, whose protein sequence is MATNLALRLRSRLLLQSSSRFRTTFHQFQSPHIPKSSPLITSALSDLRRIPNNPIFNLSGFRFFSTARRNLTRPKHVDIGARARQLQTRRLWTYALTFSCIAGFVVIVLSNFQEHLMFYVTPTDALEKFSANPSKNKFRLGGLVLEGSVTHPASSSQMEFVITDLITDMLVRHQGSLPDLFREGHSVVVEGFLKPFTDEIRNEISTKSVSGKARSEKYYFSAIEVLAKHDEKYMPAEVAAAIEKNRKKIEEGELGVNHA, encoded by the coding sequence ATGGCTACAAATCTTGCTCTCCGACTCCGATCACGCCTCCTTTTGCAATCTTCATCTCGTTTCCGCACCACttttcatcaatttcaatCCCCCCACATCCCCAAATCTTCCCCTCTCATCACCTCTGCACTTTCCGATCTTCGTCGAATTCCCAATAACCCCATCTTCAATCTCTCTGGATTTCGCTTCTTCTCAACTGCACGGCGGAATCTGACCCGTCCCAAGCACGTCGATATCGGAGCTCGTGCCAGGCAACTCCAGACGCGGCGGCTCTGGACCTACGCTCTGACTTTCAGCTGCATCGCGGGATTTGTCGTCATCGTTCTCAGTAATTTTCAAGAGCATCTGATGTTCTATGTGACACCCACCGATGCGCTGGAGAAATTCTCTGCGAATCCCTCAAAGAACAAGTTTCGTCTCGGTGGTTTGGTACTTGAAGGCAGTGTAACGCATCCAGCATCGTCTTCTCAGATGGAGTTTGTGATAACGGATTTGATTACTGATATGTTGGTTCGACATCAAGGGTCGTTGCCGGATTTGTTTAGAGAGGGGCATTCGGTGGTGGTGGAAGGTTTCCTTAAGCCATTTACCGATGAGATAAGGAATGAGATCTCTACGAAGAGTGTTTCGGGAAAAGCGAGAAGtgagaaatattatttttcggCTATTGAGGTTTTGGCAAAGCATGATGAGAAGTATATGCCGGCGGAGGTTGCGGCGGCAATAGAGAAGAACAGGAAGAAGATCGAGGAAGGAGAATTGGGGGTGAACCACGCTTGA